The following nucleotide sequence is from Pseudobutyrivibrio ruminis HUN009.
TGAGGTTGAGCTTTGAATATTTAGCTGCCAATTCTTTGATAAGGCGTTTGCCCATTCTGTACTGCTTTGCAGCCCTGCGGCGGGTATTGTGAACATGTACGATGATGTACAGAGCGTATACCAATAACCCGATTAAAATCATAAGTAAAATATACATTGTGGTGATATTTTCAAGGACATTGCCTGCGATATACAAAACAATTCCCACATAAATAACTGCAAAAAAAACCGTGCCGGCGAGGAAACCTCCCCAGCCATGTAGTGCTATGTATTCTTTTTTTGAGTAGCGAAGCATAGGCTGATATTCAGGGCCTAATTCCTTTTCGAAAATGGCCATGGATGTCATGTGCTTTACGCGCTCTTCATTTATCATAACAATCCTCTCATCTTTTTACCTAGTAATACAGAATGAGTATAGCATAAAATTGGCTGAAAAAGAAATACCTACTAGCTTTTGCTAGCAGGTATTTGAATTAATGCACTATTTTTCAAGGAAACGCATCTTATTTTTATTGTCTGGCTTTTTCTTTGGTTCTTCAATTGGCTTTGGTTTCTCAATAGATTGAGCCAGAGTATTTGCCATAGTGTTTTTACAATTTTCGCAGAATCTACCAGTTTTGATACTAGCGCCACAATTTTCGCACTCGATACCAATTGGTGAGTCATCAGTAAACTGTAATCTTTCCTCACGAATCCACTGACGAAGCTGATTTGTGCTAACTTCATTGTCTTCTGAAATCTGCTGAATGGTAGCACGTGGATTATCCTGGATATAACTCTTTACCTCCTGGAACTTCTTCTCCAAATCGTCGCGACATGCAGGGCACATGTTAGGATTGCCTCCTATATAATTGAACAATCTGCCACAAGTTCTACAATTACGTACCTCCATAGATGATTCCTCCTACTTTAGTCGCTGCACTCGCCAATGCAGACGCACATACCAAATACCTCTTTTACTCCCCCACTCTTCAACACTCTGGCCACTTCATCCATCGTTGTGCCAGTTGTGTAAATATCATCAACTATAAGTACTTTTCTAAATTGTACAACATTTTCCGTTAATATAAAAGCTTTTAACAGATTTTTCTTTCTTTTTATGCTATTTAACTCTTTCATCGCAACAGTATCTCTTTCTCGTCTGACAATTTTATTCGCAATTGGTATACCTGTCGCTTTGCTCAATGCCTTCGCAAATACCTCCGCCTGGTTGTAACCACGCTTCTTTTCTTTTGGACCATACATAGGAACTGGAACTATAGCTTCTATGTTGATGGCGCGCAGCCAACTGCCATAATTTTTTAATGCGTGGGTGGCAAAAACTTTGCCGTAGCATCTCCTATTAGAATATTTAAAACGGTACATGGCATCTTTCATGCCGCCAGTATATCGAAACACCGCTTTTGCCTGGTCAAAATGATGCTTTGTCTCCTTGCAATTTTTACAGAACTCTTCCGATGAATTGTTGATAGGGCCTCCACATTTTATGCAATAGGTTCCGCCTACCAATTTCACTTTGGAGGCACATTCCTTACAGATTCCCATATCTTTTTCTATTTTTAATAAAACTTTATCGCAAGCTACACATCGTTTTGGATATAATAACTCTAGGCAAAAGTCTATAATACCTTTGTCGAATTGTTTCATAAGACTCCTATTTGACTAATTTGGGATTTCTAATTATTATTTAGTAACTGAATCTTTGAAAGGAACAATATGAAAAAAAGATTTTTAAGCATAGCATTAGCTGCTACTCTCGGTCTTTCAACAGTTGCCTGTGGAAGCAACAATGAATCCGAGTCTGAAAAAGAAGTTAATGAAGAATCCACTGAGGATTCATATCAATATAATATATCAGCACTCTTATCCGAAGACAATACCTACAATGAAAATCTTCTAAAGGGTTTTTCTGACGCTCTTTCAGATTATCTAGGTGAGGAACATTTTGTAATCACTACATCTTCTGTATCAGAAGATGCAACCAGTGAAGAAATTGCAAAGGCTGCTGTAAAAGACGGTTCAGATATGATTTTCACTGCTGGAAAGCAGACACTTTCATCAGCAACATCTGCTACAGACACTATCCCAATCATCGCCACTGGAATTATCGATTTCAAAGGCACACTTAGAATCGCCAGCCTTGATGGTAAATCTTGGGACAAGACTACAGGCAAAAATGTTACCGGTATCAGCAGCAAACCAAGCATTGTTGATCAGGTTTCACTTATGATAGAAGCAACTGATGATTTGCAGACTGTAGGCATTTTCTTCTCACCAGAAGATACTGATGCCATTTATCAGAACGAGATTTTCGAAGCATATCTGGATCAGGCGGGAATCCCTTGGAAGGAATATTTGATTCCAGCATCAGATACAGCAACAGATTATTCAGAGGAGGAAGAAGAACAGAATTCCACAGCTTTGACTCCTAGTAAATACGTTGCATTCTCTGCGAAAGAGGGAATGGACAATAATGTAGTTGCTCTTAACGAGGACTCTGTTTTAGGTCTGAACTCACAATCATCAACACGAGTTGCCCTTCAGTCAGATTTCTGGACTGGCGGCAAGGTTGTAAGAGCATCTAGCAAGGTAGACGATGAGACTTCGGAGGACGAGGAAGAATTAGAAGAATCTGGTGATTCAGATAATACTAAATCTTCAAGCAATTCATTATCTGAAGAATCAGAGGAAGAAATCACTCTAGAGTCTCGCATCCAAGAAGCCTGTGATGAGTGCTCAGCAATCTACATCCCATTTGGAAGCATGCTTACCGACCAGATGGATATTATCGGTGAAATCGCCACAGAATCTAAAGTTACTGTTGTTGCAGGCGACACAACAATCGGTGAAAATGCACTTGTAACACTTTTCTCAGACCCATATTCACTTGGATATGCAGCTGGCAAAAAAGCAGTGCGTGTTTTCAACGGCGACGATATTACAACAATCAAAATCGGCTACGGAAGCGCAGATGATTCTGTTAAGCTATACAATGGAAAAATTGCTGAGGAATTTGGCGTAGAATTCCCTAAGTCATTCAGCGAAATCGAAGAATTTTTAAGCACATATGTGTACGGCAGCAATACCGCCCGCTATTCTATTGCAGGAGAATAAATTCATGATTTTACATGTAATCAAATCCAACATATATTCAGGGGCAGAAAATGTTGTCTGTCAAATTATAAAAGGTCTTTCTGATCGTGAGGAGTTCATTTATATGGCTCCTCATGGTCCTATAGAGGACAAGCTCAAATCTATCGGTCTTTACGACAATTACTACGGCATCAACAAGCTCGATGTTGCTTCAATAAAGGCAGCTGTTGAAAAGTTTCATCCAACAGTGGTTCACGCCCACGATTTCACAGCCAGTGTTCTCTGCGCTTTTGCGCTTAAAGGCAGCGTGCCTATCATTTCCCATCTACACAACAATCCACCATGGATTCAAAAATTTCATTATAAGACAATTTCTTATTTGATGGCCTGCAAGTATATCGACCATATTTTAATGGTTTCCGATGCTGTCAGGGATGAGTATCGCTACACCAGCAAGATTAAATGTCCTATCACCATCGTGGGAAATCCTTTTTCTGTGGATGGGGTGAAGTCTCAGGTGAAGAGGGAGCTTTTTGAGGCTGATGGCGCCGGAGTTTCAGCTGAAGCCAGCAATTCGGTTGGTTCTAGGGCTGATGTTTCAGATGGCACCGGGGTTTCGAGTGTTTCCGAGTTTCAGAGCTACGACAGTGATTTGCTTTTTGTGGGACGTCTTACAGAGCAAAAGAATCCTATGCTTGTGCTCGAGGTTGCTAAAGAGTTAGCTGAGGCCGGATTAGTTAAGCGAGTTCGAATTGTTGGGGACGGCGAGTTGATGCCAGAGCTTCAGCAATTTGTTGTTGATAATAGACTTTCTGATATGGTTGTATTAGAGGGATTCAAAAAGAATTCTTATGATTATATGGCTTGCACAGAGGTTTTGATGATGCCTTCAAAATGGGAAGGTTTCGGACTTGTCGCTTTAGAAGCTATGTCTCTTGGAGTTCCTGTCGTCAGCACAAATAGCGGCGGACTAGTAAAAATCATGGATGATAGCTGTGGCTTCATCTGTGAAGGCAAAGATGAATTTGTGGCTGCTATCACATCTCTTTTGACTGATGCTGATTTATATGCCAACAAATCTTCTGGTGCAACCAAGCGTGCCATAGAATATAATAATATCGATGAGTATTGCGGAAAGCTGCTAGACATTTACAAATCATTTCAATAGAAGGTATGATGGCAGTCGCAATGCTGTTTAACAATCATTATTGGAGATAATTTATGACAAAAAAAGAATACAAGGAATTACTCAGAAGTGATTTTTTAAGATATTCAAATGATGATACTTTTATAGGTCGTTTCAAGGCCTATAAAATGAAGCCTGGCTATGCTTGGAGCTACTGGTACAGAAAGTTCTGCTATCAGAATTCCCATAGCTGGATGAAGCCACTTGCCTTCATCACCAGGCTTCGCTTTCATAGTGTCGCAGTTAAATACG
It contains:
- a CDS encoding flagellar protein — translated: MEVRNCRTCGRLFNYIGGNPNMCPACRDDLEKKFQEVKSYIQDNPRATIQQISEDNEVSTNQLRQWIREERLQFTDDSPIGIECENCGASIKTGRFCENCKNTMANTLAQSIEKPKPIEEPKKKPDNKNKMRFLEK
- a CDS encoding ComF family protein, with amino-acid sequence MKQFDKGIIDFCLELLYPKRCVACDKVLLKIEKDMGICKECASKVKLVGGTYCIKCGGPINNSSEEFCKNCKETKHHFDQAKAVFRYTGGMKDAMYRFKYSNRRCYGKVFATHALKNYGSWLRAINIEAIVPVPMYGPKEKKRGYNQAEVFAKALSKATGIPIANKIVRRERDTVAMKELNSIKRKKNLLKAFILTENVVQFRKVLIVDDIYTTGTTMDEVARVLKSGGVKEVFGMCVCIGECSD
- a CDS encoding ABC transporter substrate-binding protein yields the protein MKKRFLSIALAATLGLSTVACGSNNESESEKEVNEESTEDSYQYNISALLSEDNTYNENLLKGFSDALSDYLGEEHFVITTSSVSEDATSEEIAKAAVKDGSDMIFTAGKQTLSSATSATDTIPIIATGIIDFKGTLRIASLDGKSWDKTTGKNVTGISSKPSIVDQVSLMIEATDDLQTVGIFFSPEDTDAIYQNEIFEAYLDQAGIPWKEYLIPASDTATDYSEEEEEQNSTALTPSKYVAFSAKEGMDNNVVALNEDSVLGLNSQSSTRVALQSDFWTGGKVVRASSKVDDETSEDEEELEESGDSDNTKSSSNSLSEESEEEITLESRIQEACDECSAIYIPFGSMLTDQMDIIGEIATESKVTVVAGDTTIGENALVTLFSDPYSLGYAAGKKAVRVFNGDDITTIKIGYGSADDSVKLYNGKIAEEFGVEFPKSFSEIEEFLSTYVYGSNTARYSIAGE
- a CDS encoding glycosyltransferase, giving the protein MILHVIKSNIYSGAENVVCQIIKGLSDREEFIYMAPHGPIEDKLKSIGLYDNYYGINKLDVASIKAAVEKFHPTVVHAHDFTASVLCAFALKGSVPIISHLHNNPPWIQKFHYKTISYLMACKYIDHILMVSDAVRDEYRYTSKIKCPITIVGNPFSVDGVKSQVKRELFEADGAGVSAEASNSVGSRADVSDGTGVSSVSEFQSYDSDLLFVGRLTEQKNPMLVLEVAKELAEAGLVKRVRIVGDGELMPELQQFVVDNRLSDMVVLEGFKKNSYDYMACTEVLMMPSKWEGFGLVALEAMSLGVPVVSTNSGGLVKIMDDSCGFICEGKDEFVAAITSLLTDADLYANKSSGATKRAIEYNNIDEYCGKLLDIYKSFQ